One genomic window of Devosia salina includes the following:
- a CDS encoding L,D-transpeptidase family protein produces the protein MTATFFQRLGAVVILLWLAVGLAACSNFVKGGDNRHNIPLSGGVIQGLRNMGSSPGQGMVVRIFKEESVLEVWKATGAGAYRLFKTYEICAYSGDLGPKFKEGDRQSPEGFYTITPGLMNPRSNYYLAFNTGFPNKFDRVHGRTGSDLMVHGDCSSRGCYAMTDAGIAEIYALAREAFKGGNTSFQLQIFPFRMTTANLAKHATSPHLDFWKDIKEGYDYFEMTRTPPVWDVCEKQYIFNPAGSAPLNAAGPCPATVSNPALTAKLQADEADLANKAEAARVAAEKKAAEEAALKERGAAVNNFFSGIGSGIGGIFGGQGRPEAQTGTTTTLPTPSTQRP, from the coding sequence TTGACTGCCACCTTTTTCCAGCGCCTCGGCGCCGTTGTCATCCTGCTCTGGCTGGCCGTGGGCCTCGCCGCTTGCTCAAATTTCGTCAAGGGTGGCGACAATCGCCACAACATTCCGCTCTCGGGCGGGGTGATCCAGGGCCTGCGCAATATGGGGTCCTCCCCCGGCCAGGGCATGGTGGTGCGCATCTTCAAGGAAGAATCGGTGCTCGAGGTCTGGAAGGCGACCGGCGCGGGCGCCTATCGGCTGTTCAAGACCTATGAGATCTGTGCCTATTCGGGCGATCTCGGCCCCAAGTTCAAGGAAGGCGACCGGCAGAGCCCGGAAGGCTTCTATACGATCACGCCGGGCCTGATGAATCCGCGCTCGAACTACTACCTGGCCTTCAATACCGGCTTTCCCAACAAGTTCGACCGCGTGCATGGCCGCACCGGCTCGGACCTGATGGTCCATGGCGATTGCTCCTCGCGCGGCTGCTACGCCATGACCGATGCCGGCATTGCCGAGATCTATGCGCTGGCCCGCGAAGCCTTCAAGGGCGGCAATACCAGCTTCCAGCTGCAGATCTTCCCCTTCCGCATGACCACGGCCAATCTCGCCAAGCATGCCACAAGCCCGCACCTCGATTTCTGGAAGGACATCAAGGAAGGCTATGACTATTTCGAGATGACCAGGACCCCGCCGGTCTGGGACGTCTGCGAAAAGCAGTACATCTTCAACCCGGCCGGCTCGGCGCCCCTCAATGCCGCGGGCCCCTGCCCGGCCACGGTCTCCAACCCGGCGCTGACGGCCAAGCTGCAGGCCGACGAGGCCGATCTTGCCAACAAGGCCGAGGCCGCGCGGGTGGCCGCCGAGAAGAAGGCCGCCGAAGAGGCAGCGCTCAAGGAGCGCGGTGCTGCGGTCAACAATTTCTTCTCCGGCATCGGCTCGGGCATTGGCGGCATCTTCGGCGGCCAGGGCCGGCCCGAGGCCCAGACCGGCACCACCACGACCCTGCCCACGCCCTCCACGCAGCGCCCCTAA
- a CDS encoding DNA methyltransferase, which yields MPAQLDRDWIALDGRLEPIDFAGFADDRSPPELAEIVLDAYSRPGDWVLDPFAGLGTTLIVSQRMGRPAIGFEPNPERSDWVSRRLSPPSRIIAAPIETMDAHDLPQFQLAFTSPPYPMVRLEDDPWGPSYFEDMTAIFAGIGRAMVPDGHVIVEVSNILTGDGYRPLVGQMAEALGKVLRLEREIVRVNTSDWPAGPGVGHSALLVFRPLAR from the coding sequence ATGCCAGCCCAGCTCGACCGGGACTGGATTGCCCTCGATGGCCGGCTTGAGCCGATAGACTTTGCCGGCTTTGCCGATGACCGATCTCCGCCAGAGCTGGCGGAGATCGTACTTGACGCCTATTCGCGCCCTGGAGACTGGGTCCTGGACCCCTTTGCCGGCTTGGGAACGACGCTGATCGTCAGCCAGCGCATGGGTCGGCCGGCCATCGGCTTTGAGCCCAATCCGGAGCGCTCCGACTGGGTGAGCCGCAGACTGTCGCCGCCCAGCAGGATCATAGCGGCGCCCATCGAGACCATGGACGCGCATGACCTTCCCCAGTTCCAGCTGGCCTTCACCAGCCCGCCCTATCCGATGGTGCGGCTGGAAGACGATCCCTGGGGTCCCAGCTATTTCGAGGATATGACCGCCATATTCGCGGGCATCGGCCGCGCCATGGTGCCGGATGGACACGTGATCGTGGAGGTCTCCAATATCCTGACCGGAGACGGCTATCGCCCGCTGGTCGGGCAGATGGCCGAAGCGTTGGGCAAGGTCCTGCGGCTCGAGCGGGAGATCGTGCGGGTCAATACCTCGGACTGGCCGGCAGGGCCGGGCGTCGGACACAGCGCTCTGCTGGTTTTCCGGCCCCTTGCGAGATAG
- the secA gene encoding preprotein translocase subunit SecA — protein sequence MALASLARKIFGSPSDRQVKRYQGKVAAINALEPELVKLSDDALKARTAEFKTQLEQGAKLEDLIVPAFATVREASKRVLGMRHFDVQLIGGMVMNDRSIAEMRTGEGKTLVATLPMYLNALTGKGAHLVTVNDYLVRRDAQWMGQIYNFLGLSYGVIVHGMNDAERKAAYAADITYGTNNELGFDYLRDNMKYTRAQMVQRGHEFAIVDEVDSILIDEARTPLIISGPSEDRSELYIKIDGLMPIIGEGDFEVDEKHRAATFTDQGVEKLEAALSEAGLLKSGSMYDVENVALVHHANSALRAHKLFRKDKDYIVRDDEVVIIDEFSGRMMPGRRYSEGLHQALEAKEKVKIQSENQTLASITFQNYFRLYKKLAGMTGTAATEAEEFADIYSLGVTTVPTNLPIQRIDEDDAIFRTAEEKFDAIAELIKECQDRGQPVLVGTTSIEKSEMLADILRKKNVGQMNVLNARHHEQEAYIVADAGLPGAITIATNMAGRGTDIQLGGNLEMRIQREASELEGEAREAKIAEIKAKIAEDKAKALAAGGLMVIGTERHESRRIDNQLRGRSGRQGDPGHSKFFLSLQDDLMRIFPVDSMDSMLGKLGLEQGESITHPWVTKAIERAQGKVEARNFDIRKNILKYDDVMNDQRKVIFEQRLEFMDEEDVSETITEMRHDVVGNISAKAMPARSYPEQWNTEQLAAAAKTYLNIDVPVAEWAAEEGIDAETVEQRIRDAADALIATKEEKYSASIMRQVEKSILLQSVDGLWREHLVMLDHLSKVVGWRGIAQRDPLNEYKQEAYELFQAMLGNLRELVTTQISHVELQIRQPEPPPPPALDLSKLTETHIDPLTGENDAAGDDVARRDGLPPVDPKLLVGVSRNAPCPCGSGKKFKHCHGAFA from the coding sequence ATGGCACTTGCTTCGCTTGCCCGGAAAATCTTCGGGTCACCGTCGGACAGGCAGGTCAAGCGGTATCAGGGCAAGGTGGCGGCGATCAATGCGCTCGAACCCGAGCTGGTCAAGCTTAGCGATGACGCGCTCAAGGCCCGCACGGCAGAGTTCAAGACCCAGCTCGAACAGGGCGCCAAGCTCGAGGACCTGATCGTTCCGGCCTTCGCCACGGTGCGCGAGGCGTCCAAGCGCGTCCTGGGTATGCGGCATTTCGACGTGCAGCTGATCGGTGGCATGGTCATGAACGACCGCTCGATTGCCGAGATGCGCACCGGCGAAGGCAAGACGCTGGTGGCAACGCTGCCCATGTATCTCAATGCGCTGACCGGCAAGGGCGCGCATCTGGTGACCGTCAATGACTACCTGGTCAGGCGCGACGCCCAGTGGATGGGCCAGATCTACAATTTCCTGGGCCTCTCCTATGGCGTGATCGTGCATGGCATGAACGATGCCGAGCGCAAGGCCGCCTATGCCGCCGACATCACCTATGGCACCAATAACGAGCTGGGCTTCGACTATCTGCGCGACAACATGAAATATACGCGCGCCCAGATGGTGCAGCGCGGCCATGAATTCGCGATCGTGGACGAGGTGGACTCGATCCTGATCGACGAGGCGCGTACGCCGCTGATCATTTCGGGCCCCTCCGAGGACCGGTCCGAGCTCTATATCAAGATCGACGGGCTGATGCCGATCATCGGCGAAGGCGATTTCGAGGTCGATGAAAAGCACCGCGCCGCCACCTTTACCGACCAGGGCGTGGAAAAGCTCGAGGCAGCGCTCAGCGAGGCGGGCCTGCTCAAGAGCGGGTCGATGTATGACGTGGAGAACGTCGCCCTGGTGCATCATGCCAATTCGGCGCTCAGGGCCCACAAGCTGTTCCGCAAGGACAAGGACTATATCGTCCGCGACGACGAAGTGGTGATCATCGACGAATTCTCGGGCCGCATGATGCCGGGCCGCCGCTATTCGGAAGGCTTGCACCAGGCGCTGGAGGCCAAGGAAAAGGTCAAGATCCAGTCCGAGAACCAGACCCTGGCCTCGATCACCTTCCAGAACTATTTCCGCCTCTACAAGAAGCTGGCCGGCATGACCGGTACGGCGGCGACCGAGGCCGAGGAATTTGCCGACATCTACAGCCTGGGCGTCACCACGGTGCCGACCAACCTGCCGATCCAGCGCATTGACGAGGACGACGCCATCTTCCGCACGGCGGAGGAGAAGTTCGACGCCATTGCCGAGCTGATCAAGGAGTGCCAGGACCGTGGCCAGCCGGTGCTGGTGGGCACGACCTCGATCGAAAAGAGCGAGATGCTCGCCGATATCCTGCGCAAGAAGAATGTCGGGCAGATGAACGTGCTCAATGCCCGGCATCACGAGCAGGAAGCCTATATCGTGGCCGATGCCGGCCTGCCGGGCGCCATCACCATTGCCACCAACATGGCTGGCCGCGGTACCGACATCCAGCTGGGCGGCAATCTCGAAATGCGCATCCAGCGCGAGGCGAGCGAGCTCGAGGGCGAAGCGCGTGAGGCCAAGATCGCCGAGATCAAGGCCAAGATCGCCGAGGACAAGGCCAAGGCGCTGGCCGCCGGCGGCCTCATGGTGATCGGCACCGAGCGGCACGAAAGCCGGCGCATCGACAATCAGCTGCGCGGCCGTTCGGGCCGCCAGGGCGATCCCGGGCACTCCAAGTTCTTCCTGTCGCTCCAGGACGACCTGATGCGCATCTTCCCGGTCGACAGCATGGATTCCATGCTCGGAAAGCTGGGGCTGGAACAGGGTGAGAGCATCACCCATCCCTGGGTCACCAAGGCGATCGAGCGGGCTCAGGGCAAGGTCGAGGCGCGCAATTTCGACATCCGCAAGAACATCCTCAAATATGATGACGTGATGAATGATCAGCGCAAGGTGATCTTCGAACAGCGTCTCGAATTCATGGACGAGGAGGATGTGAGCGAGACCATCACCGAGATGCGCCACGACGTGGTGGGCAATATCTCGGCCAAGGCCATGCCGGCCCGCTCCTATCCCGAGCAATGGAATACCGAGCAGCTTGCCGCGGCCGCCAAGACCTATCTCAATATCGATGTCCCGGTGGCCGAGTGGGCTGCCGAAGAGGGCATCGATGCCGAAACGGTCGAGCAGCGTATTCGCGACGCTGCCGATGCGCTGATTGCCACCAAGGAAGAAAAATACTCGGCCTCGATCATGCGCCAGGTGGAAAAGTCCATCCTGCTGCAATCGGTGGACGGGCTGTGGCGCGAGCATCTGGTCATGCTCGACCACCTCTCGAAAGTGGTGGGATGGCGCGGTATCGCCCAGCGTGACCCGCTCAACGAATACAAGCAGGAAGCCTATGAGCTGTTCCAGGCCATGCTGGGCAATCTGCGTGAGCTGGTGACCACCCAGATCAGCCATGTGGAACTGCAGATCCGCCAGCCCGAGCCGCCCCCGCCGCCGGCGCTGGACCTCTCCAAGCTCACCGAAACCCATATCGACCCGCTGACCGGCGAGAACGATGCGGCCGGTGACGACGTGGCCAGGCGCGACGGCCTGCCGCCTGTCGATCCCAAGCTGCTGGTGGGCGTCTCGCGCAATGCGCCGTGTCCCTGTGGCTCGGGCAAGAAGTTCAAGCACTGCCACGGCGCGTTCGCCTGA
- a CDS encoding peptidylprolyl isomerase produces MSNPTQRLLRAASLAALLVAAPMVAAIAQDTAAPATEQAAADPSTVVATVGGETITEGDLAFAAEDMAQDLAQMPPEERRAFLVRILIDMKVMSKAARDAGMDQTEIFAQRKEYLEERALRRAYFAEAIAASVTEEAVRAEYDAFVEEFQPVDEVRASHILVETEQEANDLKAQIDGGADFATLAREHSIDPGAANGGDLGFFRKGMMVQPFEEAAFALAEAGDVSAPVQSQFGWHIIKLAEKRQSAPPPFEQVAPQIQNQLLMQTFTEKVDELMSGLEIEITDPELKAKFDAQEAAEEAAAAGAAAQQE; encoded by the coding sequence ATGTCGAACCCGACCCAGCGCCTTTTGCGCGCCGCCAGCCTCGCCGCCCTGCTCGTTGCCGCCCCGATGGTCGCGGCCATCGCACAGGACACCGCCGCGCCGGCCACCGAACAGGCTGCCGCCGACCCCTCGACCGTGGTGGCCACGGTGGGCGGTGAAACCATCACCGAGGGCGACCTGGCCTTTGCCGCCGAGGACATGGCCCAGGACCTGGCCCAGATGCCGCCCGAAGAGCGCCGCGCCTTCCTGGTGCGCATCCTGATCGACATGAAGGTGATGTCCAAGGCCGCCCGCGACGCCGGCATGGACCAGACCGAGATCTTCGCCCAGCGCAAGGAATATCTCGAGGAACGCGCCCTCAGGCGCGCCTATTTCGCCGAGGCCATTGCCGCTTCGGTCACCGAGGAAGCCGTGCGCGCCGAATACGACGCCTTTGTCGAAGAATTCCAGCCCGTCGATGAGGTCCGCGCCAGCCACATCCTGGTCGAGACCGAGCAGGAGGCCAATGACCTCAAGGCCCAGATCGATGGCGGCGCCGATTTCGCCACCCTCGCCCGCGAGCATTCCATCGACCCGGGCGCTGCCAATGGCGGCGATCTCGGCTTTTTCCGCAAGGGCATGATGGTGCAGCCGTTCGAGGAAGCCGCCTTCGCCCTGGCAGAGGCCGGCGACGTCTCGGCACCGGTGCAGTCGCAATTTGGCTGGCACATCATCAAGCTGGCCGAAAAGCGTCAGTCTGCACCGCCGCCCTTCGAGCAGGTCGCTCCGCAGATCCAGAACCAGCTGCTGATGCAGACCTTCACCGAAAAGGTGGACGAGCTGATGTCCGGCCTCGAAATCGAGATCACCGATCCCGAGCTCAAGGCCAAGTTCGACGCCCAGGAAGCGGCCGAGGAGGCTGCAGCCGCCGGCGCGGCGGCCCAGCAGGAATAG
- a CDS encoding TetR/AcrR family transcriptional regulator codes for MSKATEPVQDNDDMARRSIGARRNPASQEAILDAAEAVLREAGIAGFSIEAVARRARAGKPTIYRWWPHRTALMLDVYKRFKNSRSFPDTGTLRGDLVSFLEHHLLGFWKGNLCGTVYRALVAEAQTDPEAAKVLIAYQAERKAFSARIVDRAKARGEVPEATDSALLVDLVVSYAWHQLLLDQLEEAMTHAPAVVDVILGGVPGYRG; via the coding sequence ATGAGCAAAGCCACCGAACCCGTCCAGGACAATGACGACATGGCACGCCGTTCCATCGGTGCCCGCCGCAATCCGGCCAGCCAGGAAGCCATCCTGGACGCGGCCGAGGCGGTGCTGCGCGAGGCCGGCATTGCCGGCTTTTCGATCGAGGCGGTGGCGCGGCGGGCGCGGGCGGGCAAGCCCACCATTTATCGCTGGTGGCCGCATCGCACGGCGCTGATGCTCGATGTCTACAAGCGCTTCAAGAACAGTCGAAGCTTTCCCGATACCGGGACCCTCCGAGGCGACCTCGTCAGCTTTCTCGAGCATCACCTGCTCGGCTTCTGGAAAGGCAATCTGTGCGGAACGGTTTATCGGGCCTTGGTGGCCGAAGCCCAGACCGATCCGGAAGCGGCCAAGGTGCTGATCGCCTACCAGGCCGAGCGCAAGGCGTTTTCGGCCCGGATCGTGGATCGCGCAAAGGCGCGCGGAGAAGTGCCGGAAGCGACCGATTCCGCCCTTCTGGTGGATCTTGTGGTGTCCTATGCCTGGCACCAATTGCTGCTCGACCAGCTCGAAGAGGCCATGACGCATGCGCCGGCCGTCGTCGATGTGATCCTCGGGGGCGTGCCAGGCTACAGGGGGTAA
- a CDS encoding BCCT family transporter, translating to MFRSFVINPPVFFGSVIIIGIFLAIGILVPSGAGVFFSTLQAGILTSFGWLYLLAVGIFLIAVLLLCLGRYGRLKLGPDDSTPDFRFPSWIAMLFAAGMGIGLMFYAVGEPMTHFMAPPTAEPRTVEAMREAMSVTFFHWGIHAWAIYAVVGLSLAYFGYRYNLPLTIRSGLYPLLKERINGPIGHAVDIFAIVGTMFGIATSLGLGVSQINAGLNYLLGMPVGPIVQLPLIAVITTLATISVVTGLDKGVRILSETNLVVAILLMVFVLIVGPTADLFRDFVQNLGLYLDTLVLRTFNIYAYEPTPWIDAWTLFYWAWWISWSPFVGMFIARISRGRTVREFVTAVLFIPAGFTFFWMTVFGNTAIFVDTGIAAGELGQAIASDVSVGLFHFFQFLPFPAITSTLAILLVAIFFITSSDSGSLVVDSIAAGGETATTTGQRVFWCVMEGVVAAGLLLAGGLGALQSATIASALPFSFVMLALVWSLFVGMRADLAQQAARPAPAFAPAQPAAGITWQRRLGLMLRAPSQRDVEQFLVKDARPALEQVAGELASRGRAAEVVEEDGGAIALRAPAEGVRDFVYGVSVATTPLASIAPLGTGTADRRYEARTYFSSGGRGYDIMGMHRDQIIADILVQFERYLHLTHSPESQILHAAPEHSGGG from the coding sequence ATGTTCAGGAGCTTCGTGATCAATCCGCCGGTCTTTTTTGGCTCGGTGATCATCATTGGCATCTTCCTTGCCATCGGTATCCTCGTTCCCAGTGGCGCCGGCGTCTTCTTCAGCACCCTCCAGGCCGGCATCCTCACCAGCTTCGGCTGGCTCTATCTGCTGGCAGTGGGCATCTTTCTCATAGCCGTGCTGCTGCTGTGCCTGGGCCGCTATGGGCGGCTCAAGCTGGGCCCGGACGACTCCACCCCCGATTTCCGCTTCCCCTCCTGGATCGCCATGCTCTTTGCCGCCGGCATGGGCATCGGCCTGATGTTCTACGCGGTGGGCGAACCCATGACCCACTTCATGGCTCCACCCACGGCCGAGCCGCGCACCGTGGAAGCCATGCGCGAGGCCATGAGCGTCACCTTCTTCCACTGGGGCATCCATGCCTGGGCCATCTATGCGGTCGTTGGCCTGTCGCTGGCCTATTTCGGCTATCGCTACAATCTGCCGCTCACCATTCGCTCGGGGCTCTACCCCTTGCTCAAGGAGCGGATCAACGGCCCCATCGGCCATGCCGTGGACATCTTCGCCATTGTCGGCACCATGTTCGGCATCGCTACCTCGCTGGGCCTGGGCGTCAGCCAGATCAATGCCGGCCTCAACTATCTGCTCGGCATGCCGGTGGGGCCCATCGTGCAATTGCCGCTGATCGCGGTCATCACCACCCTGGCCACCATTTCGGTGGTCACCGGCCTCGACAAGGGCGTCCGCATCCTCTCCGAGACCAATCTGGTGGTCGCCATCCTCCTGATGGTCTTCGTGCTCATCGTCGGCCCAACGGCGGACCTCTTCCGCGATTTCGTGCAGAATCTGGGGCTCTATCTCGATACGCTCGTGCTGCGCACCTTCAACATCTATGCCTATGAACCCACGCCCTGGATCGATGCCTGGACCCTGTTCTACTGGGCCTGGTGGATCTCCTGGTCACCTTTCGTGGGCATGTTCATTGCCCGCATCTCCCGCGGCCGCACCGTGCGCGAATTCGTGACCGCCGTGCTCTTCATCCCGGCCGGCTTCACCTTCTTCTGGATGACCGTCTTCGGCAATACCGCCATCTTCGTCGATACCGGCATTGCCGCAGGCGAACTGGGCCAGGCCATTGCCAGCGATGTCTCTGTGGGCCTGTTCCACTTCTTCCAGTTCCTGCCCTTCCCGGCCATCACCTCCACCCTGGCCATCCTGCTGGTGGCGATCTTCTTCATCACCTCCTCGGATTCCGGTTCGCTGGTCGTCGATTCCATCGCCGCCGGCGGGGAGACCGCCACCACAACCGGCCAGCGCGTCTTCTGGTGCGTCATGGAAGGCGTGGTGGCCGCCGGCCTGCTGCTCGCCGGTGGCCTGGGCGCCCTGCAATCGGCCACCATTGCCAGTGCCCTGCCGTTCAGCTTCGTCATGCTGGCGCTGGTCTGGTCGCTCTTTGTGGGCATGCGGGCCGATCTGGCGCAGCAGGCCGCCCGCCCGGCGCCAGCCTTCGCCCCGGCCCAACCGGCCGCGGGCATAACCTGGCAGCGCCGCCTGGGCCTGATGCTGCGCGCGCCCAGCCAGCGCGATGTCGAGCAGTTCCTGGTCAAGGATGCACGCCCCGCGCTCGAACAGGTTGCCGGCGAACTCGCCAGCCGCGGGCGGGCCGCCGAGGTGGTCGAAGAGGATGGCGGCGCCATCGCCCTGCGCGCCCCGGCCGAGGGGGTCCGCGATTTCGTCTATGGCGTCAGCGTCGCCACCACGCCCCTTGCCAGCATCGCCCCGCTCGGCACGGGCACCGCCGACCGGCGCTACGAGGCGCGCACCTATTTTTCCAGCGGCGGCCGCGGCTATGACATCATGGGCATGCATCGCGACCAGATCATTGCCGACATCCTGGTGCAGTTCGAGCGCTACCTGCACCTGACCCATTCCCCGGAATCGCAGATCCTGCACGCCGCGCCGGAGCATTCAGGAGGCGGTTGA
- the argJ gene encoding bifunctional glutamate N-acetyltransferase/amino-acid acetyltransferase ArgJ — MAAHPVSPLAPKSYPELPAIEGVRFATAEAGIKYKNRTDVLLMAFDEGTVAAGVLTRSKCSSAAVDWCRANLPGGKARGLVVNSGNANAFTGVKGKDSVQQTAEIAAKALGCSTDEIFLASTGVIGEPLDASKFAGVLDETATRLGSTPWIEPAKAIMTTDTYPKLSGAVLEIDGVEVRINGIAKGSGMIAPDMATMLSFVVTDMPIAADVLQALLARHSQTSFNSITVDSDTSTSDTLLAFATGKAAVEPILSLEDPRAEIFGEALCDVLFELAIHVVRDGEGATKQVSIHVEGAVSDDSAFRIAKAIADSPLVKTAIAGEDANWGRVVMAVGKAGESADRDRLAIRFGDLLVAKDGERAAGYDEKATSAYMKGEELELTVSLGLGDGKATVYTCDLTHGYITINGDYRS, encoded by the coding sequence ATGGCTGCCCATCCGGTCTCTCCCCTCGCTCCCAAGTCCTATCCGGAGCTGCCCGCCATCGAAGGCGTGCGCTTTGCCACGGCCGAAGCCGGCATCAAGTACAAGAACCGTACCGACGTGCTGCTGATGGCCTTCGATGAGGGCACGGTCGCTGCCGGCGTGCTGACCCGCTCGAAATGCTCCTCGGCCGCCGTCGACTGGTGCCGCGCCAACCTGCCCGGCGGCAAGGCGCGGGGCCTTGTGGTCAATTCGGGCAATGCCAATGCCTTTACCGGGGTCAAGGGCAAGGACAGCGTGCAGCAGACCGCCGAAATCGCGGCCAAGGCCCTCGGCTGTTCAACCGACGAGATCTTTCTCGCCTCCACCGGCGTCATCGGCGAGCCGCTCGATGCGTCCAAATTTGCCGGCGTGCTCGACGAGACCGCGACGCGCCTGGGCAGTACGCCCTGGATCGAGCCGGCCAAGGCCATCATGACCACCGACACCTATCCCAAGCTCTCGGGCGCCGTGCTGGAGATCGACGGGGTCGAGGTCAGGATCAACGGCATTGCCAAGGGCTCGGGCATGATCGCGCCCGACATGGCCACCATGCTCAGCTTTGTCGTCACCGACATGCCGATCGCCGCCGATGTGCTGCAGGCCCTGCTGGCCAGGCACAGCCAGACCAGCTTCAATTCCATCACCGTGGACAGCGACACCTCGACCTCCGACACGCTGCTGGCTTTTGCCACCGGCAAGGCGGCGGTCGAGCCGATCCTGAGCCTCGAAGACCCCCGCGCAGAAATCTTCGGGGAAGCTCTCTGCGACGTCCTGTTCGAACTGGCCATCCATGTGGTGCGCGATGGCGAAGGCGCCACCAAGCAGGTCTCCATCCATGTCGAGGGCGCTGTTTCGGATGACAGCGCCTTCCGCATCGCCAAGGCCATTGCCGATAGCCCCTTGGTCAAGACCGCCATTGCCGGCGAGGACGCCAATTGGGGCCGCGTAGTCATGGCCGTGGGCAAGGCCGGCGAGTCGGCCGACCGCGACCGGCTGGCCATCCGCTTCGGTGACCTGCTGGTCGCCAAGGATGGCGAACGCGCCGCCGGCTACGACGAAAAGGCCACCAGCGCCTATATGAAGGGCGAGGAGCTGGAACTGACCGTCAGCCTCGGCCTCGGCGACGGCAAGGCCACGGTCTATACCTGCGACCTCACCCATGGCTACATCACCATCAATGGCGACTATCGGAGCTGA
- a CDS encoding GNAT family N-acetyltransferase: protein MALPTVEAFERAGLEAWPGIIVKWDGNWVRRAAGGYTKRANSAQCFDPNDDADVDLRIISASSWLIVNGAKPVFRITPLSAPALNEALDRAGWVEIDASHLYAMPLGVHEPDAEGRTLPLDDPEFLTAQQKLQGHDDAMMGRMRALLAVMAVPACGIVVRRNGEAVASGLMAISNGIVITGNVITDPTRRRQGLGAAMMRTGLAWARDKGAAIAALNVQADNEAGKALYQSLGFAHQYDYAYRIPGAPD from the coding sequence ATGGCGCTGCCCACGGTCGAAGCTTTCGAACGGGCAGGCCTCGAGGCCTGGCCGGGTATCATTGTCAAATGGGATGGCAACTGGGTGCGCCGCGCCGCCGGCGGCTACACCAAGCGCGCCAATTCCGCTCAATGCTTTGACCCCAATGACGACGCCGATGTCGACCTGCGGATCATCAGTGCCAGTTCCTGGCTGATCGTCAACGGCGCCAAGCCGGTGTTTCGCATCACCCCGCTATCGGCGCCCGCGCTCAACGAGGCCCTCGATCGTGCCGGTTGGGTCGAGATCGACGCCTCCCATCTCTACGCCATGCCGCTCGGCGTTCACGAACCCGACGCAGAGGGCAGGACGCTGCCCCTCGACGATCCGGAGTTCCTAACGGCCCAGCAGAAGCTGCAGGGGCATGACGACGCCATGATGGGCCGCATGCGCGCCTTGCTTGCGGTCATGGCGGTACCCGCCTGCGGCATCGTCGTCCGTCGTAACGGCGAGGCGGTCGCCTCCGGCCTCATGGCCATTTCCAATGGCATCGTCATCACCGGCAATGTCATCACCGACCCGACCCGGCGGCGGCAGGGCTTGGGCGCGGCGATGATGCGCACCGGGCTCGCCTGGGCCCGCGACAAGGGCGCCGCCATTGCCGCGCTCAATGTCCAGGCCGACAATGAAGCGGGCAAGGCGCTCTACCAGTCTCTGGGCTTTGCCCATCAGTACGACTACGCCTATCGCATTCCCGGAGCGCCCGATTGA
- a CDS encoding (deoxy)nucleoside triphosphate pyrophosphohydrolase, giving the protein MTAKPILLVVACALVDADRRVLIAQRPEGKSMAGLWEFPGGKVEHGETPEAALIRELDEELGIETREACLAPLSFASHAYESIHLLMPLYVCRKWQGTPVSREHTALKWVRPQALRDYPMPPADEPLIAALCDLL; this is encoded by the coding sequence TTGACCGCAAAACCAATCCTGCTCGTTGTTGCCTGCGCCCTTGTCGACGCCGACCGGCGCGTCCTCATCGCCCAGCGCCCGGAAGGTAAGTCCATGGCGGGCCTCTGGGAATTCCCGGGCGGCAAAGTAGAGCATGGGGAAACACCCGAGGCCGCGCTGATCCGCGAGCTCGATGAGGAGCTGGGCATCGAGACCCGCGAGGCCTGCCTTGCGCCGCTCTCTTTTGCCAGCCACGCTTACGAAAGCATTCACCTGTTGATGCCACTCTATGTGTGCCGGAAATGGCAGGGCACGCCGGTCTCGCGCGAGCATACTGCCCTCAAATGGGTCCGTCCGCAGGCGCTGCGCGACTATCCCATGCCCCCGGCGGATGAACCGCTGATCGCGGCCCTTTGCGATCTGCTGTGA
- a CDS encoding Flp family type IVb pilin gives MLRQIVRRFAADESGATAIEYALLGTLIAVALVASFTLVGDGVANMFGSGSTGAVGAIDNSVDRL, from the coding sequence ATGCTGAGGCAGATTGTGAGGCGCTTTGCCGCCGATGAAAGCGGTGCCACTGCCATCGAATATGCCTTGCTCGGCACGCTCATCGCCGTAGCCCTGGTCGCCAGCTTCACCCTCGTGGGTGACGGCGTTGCCAACATGTTTGGCTCGGGCTCGACCGGTGCCGTCGGCGCCATCGACAATTCGGTCGATCGGCTCTAA